The following are encoded together in the Primulina tabacum isolate GXHZ01 chromosome 18, ASM2559414v2, whole genome shotgun sequence genome:
- the LOC142533095 gene encoding protein TIFY 9-like, whose protein sequence is MAKSGLELDLLNMDKSSHSPTFNRKRSFRDIQGLISKINPEILKSVIANGCVLDSKKSSLCIPPETQQKVPSVPVCDPTLRLSNWCGENAETAPMTIFYNGTVAVFDVSSHKAQDILKLAEEGGLPKSAECSKSKQTAQYLLHALNGDLPIARRKSLHSFLEKRKERLVMESPYLWPTNGTNPRKSSVPAARD, encoded by the exons ATGGCAAAATCAGGCCTCGAACTAGATCTCTTGAACATGGACAAATCCTCCCACTCTCCCACTTTCAATCGAAAAAGAAGCTTTCGTG ATATACAAGGTCTGATATCGAAGATAAATCCAGAGATACTGAAGAGTGTGATTGCCAATGGATGTGTGCTGGATTCGAAGAAATCATCGCTTTGTATTCCTCCGGAGACGCAACAAAAAGTTCCCTCGGTTCCAGTTTGTGATCCTACTCTAAG GCTGAGTAATTGGTGTGGAGAAAATGCTGAAACTGCTCCGATGACGATTTTCTACAACGGAACGGTTGCCGTTTTCGATGTTTCTTCCCATAAG GCACAAGATATCCTGAAACTTGCCGAGGAAGGTGGGCTCCCAAAATCTGCTGAATGCTCCAAATCTAAACAGACTGCACAATATCTCCTACATGCTCTCAACGGAG ATTTACCGATCGCAAGGAGGAAATCACTCCATAGCTTTCTGGAAAAGCGGAAAGAAAG GCTGGTAATGGAATCCCCATATTTGTGGCCTACGAATGGGACAAACCCCCGCAAAAGCAGCGTGCCTGCGGCAAGAGATTAG
- the LOC142532977 gene encoding protein TIFY 9-like isoform X1 has translation MAKSGLELDFLNTGNRSDPRTFERKTSFREIQGLISKINPEVLKSVIANGRLDAKKSTFCIPPTATPMSEPKHNIPSSPVCDPTLRLSTWFGEKTETAPMTIFYNGKVAVFEVSPHKAQDIMKLAAKDGLHKSAESSESRPTAQYLLKSLNDDLPIPRKKSLQSFLEKRKERLVKESPYWCASGRRG, from the exons ATGGCAAAATCGGGCCTCGAACTCGATTTCTTAAACACGGGCAACCGCTCCGATCCTCGCACTTTCGAGCGAAAAACCAGCTTTCGTG AAATACAAGGTCTGATATCAAAGATAAATCCAGAGGTACTGAAGAGTGTGATTGCTAATGGACGTCTGGATGCGAAGAAATCCACTTTTTGTATTCCTCCGACTGCCACTCCGATGTCGGAGCCAAAACATAACATCCCTTCGTCGCCAGTTTGCGATCCTACTCTAAG GCTGAGTACTTGGTTTGGAGAAAAAACTGAAACTGCCCCGATGACGATTTTCTACAACGGAAAGGTTGCTGTTTTTGAGGTGTCTCCACATAAG GCACAAGATATTATGAAACTTGCTGCGAAAGATGGGCTCCATAAATCTGCTGAATCCTCCGAATCTAGACCGACTGCACAATATCTCCTAAAATCTCTCAACGATG ATTTGCCCATTCCAAGGAAAAAATCACTGCAGAGCTTTCTGGAGAAACGCAAAGAGAGG ctGGTAAAAGAATCCCCGTATTGGTGCGCCTCTGGCAGAAGAGGCTAG
- the LOC142532977 gene encoding protein TIFY 9-like isoform X2: protein MAKSGLELDFLNTGNRSDPRTFERKTSFREIQGLISKINPEVLKSVIANGRLDAKKSTFCIPPTATPMSEPKHNIPSSPVCDPTLRLSTWFGEKTETAPMTIFYNGKVAVFEVSPHKAQDIMKLAAKDGLHKSAESSESRPTAQYLLKSLNDDLPIPRKKSLQSFLEKRKESFNLD, encoded by the exons ATGGCAAAATCGGGCCTCGAACTCGATTTCTTAAACACGGGCAACCGCTCCGATCCTCGCACTTTCGAGCGAAAAACCAGCTTTCGTG AAATACAAGGTCTGATATCAAAGATAAATCCAGAGGTACTGAAGAGTGTGATTGCTAATGGACGTCTGGATGCGAAGAAATCCACTTTTTGTATTCCTCCGACTGCCACTCCGATGTCGGAGCCAAAACATAACATCCCTTCGTCGCCAGTTTGCGATCCTACTCTAAG GCTGAGTACTTGGTTTGGAGAAAAAACTGAAACTGCCCCGATGACGATTTTCTACAACGGAAAGGTTGCTGTTTTTGAGGTGTCTCCACATAAG GCACAAGATATTATGAAACTTGCTGCGAAAGATGGGCTCCATAAATCTGCTGAATCCTCCGAATCTAGACCGACTGCACAATATCTCCTAAAATCTCTCAACGATG ATTTGCCCATTCCAAGGAAAAAATCACTGCAGAGCTTTCTGGAGAAACGCAAAGAGAG CTTTAATTTGGACTAG
- the LOC142532707 gene encoding uncharacterized protein LOC142532707 isoform X1 — MSYQHVHHGPYSPPGLPHPPPPWGHPSAEPPPPGYFREGYPPPPPPPPGYQGYFNNDYPPPLPPRHNHHHHHEDSGCSSFLKGCLGLLCCCCLFEQCCHCF; from the exons ATGAGTTACCAGCACGTCCATCATGGTCCCTATTCTCCACCAG GGTTGCCACATCCGCCGCCGCCGTGGGGACACCCATCGGCGGAGCCACCACCGCCAGGGTATTTCAGGGAGGGGTACCCACCTCCGCCACCCCCTCCTCCTGGTTATCAGGGCTACTTCAACAATGACTATCCTCCTCCGCTGCCACCTCGGCacaatcatcatcatcaccatGAGGACTCTGGCTGCTCTTCATTTCTCAAAGGCTG TTTGGGCCTTCTTTGTTGCTGTTGCTTGTTCGAACAATGCTGCCATTGCTTTTGA
- the LOC142532707 gene encoding uncharacterized protein LOC142532707 isoform X2, with translation MSYQHVHHGPYSPPGLPHPPPPWGHPSAEPPPPGYFREGYPPPPPPPPGYQGYFNNDYPPPLPPRHNHHHHHEDSGCSSFLKGWNRSAVIPALILF, from the exons ATGAGTTACCAGCACGTCCATCATGGTCCCTATTCTCCACCAG GGTTGCCACATCCGCCGCCGCCGTGGGGACACCCATCGGCGGAGCCACCACCGCCAGGGTATTTCAGGGAGGGGTACCCACCTCCGCCACCCCCTCCTCCTGGTTATCAGGGCTACTTCAACAATGACTATCCTCCTCCGCTGCCACCTCGGCacaatcatcatcatcaccatGAGGACTCTGGCTGCTCTTCATTTCTCAAAGGCTG GAACAGGTCTGCAGTTATCCCTGCTCTAATCCTTTTTTGA
- the LOC142532706 gene encoding LOW QUALITY PROTEIN: GEM-like protein 5 (The sequence of the model RefSeq protein was modified relative to this genomic sequence to represent the inferred CDS: deleted 1 base in 1 codon), whose amino-acid sequence MSSTNEDRVAKESQPREATVSSATETTLPAGGEVRKGEDQKATDFEHRESSGSSTPQPHAQPHPHPQPHHDPQPQPQPQPHSQSQSQSQSQPPPEEDVKKWGTHEMGAPAAPNVHPDNQQAAHWQAQGSVQQYHDNQQPYVVHSPVDKPADSPYEYVVNMFNSWSHGAEGIGGNIWKHLKTGPSLSETAWGKVNLTAKAITGGGFEPLFRQIFSADPNEKLKKTFACYLSTTTGPVAGTLYLSTARVAFCSDRPLTFRAPSGQDSWTYYKISVPIGNIEGVNPVVTKQNPPEKYIQTITIDRHEFWFMGFVSFEKAINHLLDAVSDSRASTGNVAHSAGHEPRS is encoded by the exons ATGTCTAGCACAAATGAAGATCGCGTAGCTAAAGAATCACAACCTCGTGAAGCCACCGTCTCATCTGCCACTGAAACTACGCTGCCTGCGGGAGGAGAAGTCAGGAAGGGGGAAGATCAGAAAGCTACAGATTTCGAACATCGTGAATCCTCCGGCTCATCCACGCCACAGCCACACGCACAGCCACACCCTCACCCACAGCCACACCATGACCCACAGCCACAGCCACAGCCACAGCCACACTCACAGTCACAGTCACAGTCACAGTCACAGCCACCACCGGAGGAAGATGTGAAGAAGTGGGGTACTCACGAGATGGGCGCTCCAGCGGCCCCAAATGTTCACCCGGACAATCAGCAGGCGGCTCATTGGCAGGCACAAGGCTCCGTCCAACAGTATCACGATAACCAACAGCCTTACGTAGTGCATTCCCCTGTTGATAAGCCCGCCGACAGCCCTTATGAATATGTTGTTAATATGTTCAATTCTTGGAGTCACGGGGCAGAAGGCATAGGAGGCAATATCTGGAAACATT TAAAAACTGGGCCATCTTTATCAGAAACTGCGTGGGGGAAGGTTAATTTGACGGCAAAGGCCATTACAGGAGGAGGATTTGAGCCACTTTTCAGGCAGATTTTTTCTGCTGATCCCAATGAGAAGCTGAAGAAGACTTTCGCTTGTTATCTCTCCACAACAACAGGACCTGTCGCA GGAACCCTCTATCTCTCCACAGCTCGCGTAGCCTTCTGCAGTGATCGTCCCTTAACTTTCAGAGCTCCATCGGGGCAGGATTCCTGGACTTACTATAAGATATCAGTACCCATTGGAAACATAGAAGGTGTGAATCCTGTGGTCACGAAACAGAATCCGCCAGAGAAGTATATTCAGACGATAACTATTGACCGCCACGAGTTTTGGTTCATGGGATTTGTGAGTTTTGAGAAAGCGATCAATCACCTGTTGGACGCTGTTTCGGATTCTAGAGCGAGCACGGGGAACGTAGCGCATTCGGCCGGTCACGAGCCAAGAAGCTAA
- the LOC142532875 gene encoding protein CURLY FLAG LEAF 1: MATPNMDTITASLERSLQNCSLNHQQSSSGGGGGGGPPRGSDSLGDPSSDAASALATAALELNSQTSLPTHWEQCLDLKTGEIYFINWRTGMKSTEDPRSTAEYGGGYYSEDDCSSYDSDGSSSESSPSRGKWSGKNNDKQDFYCQENLEKEKKNNSSSNINSNNVLVVAGCKSCLMYYMVPKQLEICPKCCGQLLHFDRSENGSP; this comes from the exons ATGGCAACACCAAACATGGATACAATCACAGCATCTTTGGAGAGATCCCTTCAAAATTGTTCCTTGAATCACCAACAGAGCAgcagcggcggcggcggcggcggtggTCCGCCGCGCGGCTCAGATTCTCTGGGAGATCCCTCTTCGGACGCCGCCTCGGCTTTGGCGACCGCCGCGTTAGAACTCAATTCACAAACCTCGCTGCCTACCCATTGGGAACAATGTCTCGACTTAAAG ACAGGCGAAATATACTTCATAAATTGGAGGACAGGCATGAAATCAACGGAAGATCCCCGGTCAACGGCGGAGTACGGCGGCGGTTACTACTCGGAAGACGACTGCAGCTCGTATGACAGTGACGGGTCTTCCTCAGAATCATCTCCTTCGAGAGGGAAATGGAGTGGTAAAAACAATGATAAACAAGATTTCTACTGTCAAGAAAATCttgaaaaagagaagaaaaataaTAGTAGTAGTAATATCAACTCGAATAATGTGCTTGTGGTGGCCGGATGCAAGAGCTGTTTAATGTACTACATGGTACCCAAACAACTCGAAATCTGCCCAAAGTGCTGTGGTCAACTCCTGCACTTTGATCGATCCGAAAATGGCTCCCCGTGA